The following are from one region of the Nitrospiria bacterium genome:
- a CDS encoding spore coat protein U domain-containing protein, translating to MRKIKLLFFTIGGIFLVSELAMAADTATINIQATVQGTCTIQSSPALMDFGNIDPSTFTDTALPGSVVFRCTQNEAYSIDFAGQVAPV from the coding sequence ATGAGAAAGATAAAACTTCTATTTTTCACAATTGGGGGAATTTTTTTGGTGAGTGAGCTAGCCATGGCAGCGGATACCGCCACGATTAACATTCAAGCGACGGTTCAAGGAACCTGTACCATTCAATCTTCTCCAGCGCTTATGGATTTCGGGAACATCGATCCTTCAACCTTTACAGATACCGCGTTGCCGGGTTCGGTTGTTTTCCGTTGCACACAAAACGAAGCGTACAGCATTGACTTTGCAGGTCAGGTAGCCCCTGTTTGA
- a CDS encoding multicopper oxidase domain-containing protein yields MRKFAGNFLAGIFFALFALNVQGLTVAAEEGTTSSEPANEQEATTQDWKGKLKAQIHIEDSIEGRPARMSRMDIMNKMAAQQFAHENHEEKKGTFTAMEGPGHQLDMFDGMMKQGVLLGPASVAEESVTSSGRCPKSAPVKKLDITAINVEVTLNQWLDYYPGYMFVLTENIEKVREEERVNAEARDKENDPGAVSNGLQGDMIQPLVIRANQGDCVNITLRNETEFEEPVGIHIHGSSTLIKKTGKPAIASNPDTVVEFGESREYEWYIAPDFQEGALTFHSHGDRLQTGLGMVGTFVVEPAGSTYVDPFTGGELKSGWEAMIAHPVNSDFREYVIIYHEVGDESFRPLSKNGEMIPQRDPITDAYRPGARALNFRSEPFGTNNLATQKERFGFEDEAEAYSAYTFGDAGTPIPRGYIGDPSKFRLVHGGSDIFHSHHPHGGTIRWQRDPKAEKTLFDAGRNGPVKFPRMRSKSERVDVQVIGPQTVFDLEPECGAGLCQHLAADFLFHCHVAHHYVAGMWSYWRVYNTLQIPGFQQDIMKPLMELPDRKGKMKPAVDSTQLIGKTVDWFGKKFKITPKKTDWSQNPPMVSINDWVSAMLPVQGQPGHTDDWRGQIMSHDATVLDWAWEKSPKGLLAMAERETVQEWPKYFPPEDHMGVKVGPGGRRKVAFDPKTGKLAWPALQPHFGKRPPFARNHGPAPWLEPFQIEEGGFLQKDNVFNPYSDPGGPGAGGGVSGIETTRFPRPGEQGPWSLCPRQSDNMAQRKLYRIHALGQLPIILSKGDGKNPPVKDDDGLIYVLREEQAEIMANPDLRVPLVYRGNVYDCLDVILTNGWRDSVENGYASKLNIHSHMWQFDNQASDGVISGFSYEQVMRPYKDELIDDSHGLPAAMNEKLSKKAKAGKDYVVLTNEKKAARYHVGTLLGIGMDQVETFEIRRIKKISGKEITFTAPLSYNHDKGEIVSVEFVRYRYYPDADFGTTYWHDHAFGAISWQHGAFGSTIIEPPGSTYHDPKTGDLKRSGYVVDIHTNEPHSIDATGSFRELVLHIQDTLFSTANSVSTGSPPEMLQQAAAAATTLLYPMDKQDNVLLTPNPYINGGTHTTGSALNMRLAPINRRLVLNSDPSLAFSSKIHGDPDTPLLTAYLGDPIMIRNLVTAVNETHTIHVTGHWFRFQRYNPESQPRSTIHIGIAERHDLSIPEAGGAQKMAGDYLYYNGRASKLTEGSWGLIRVLDEPSENLQPLPGKESIPQSAKEVCPSAAPVKNFNVLAVEKGLVLNPRADETIEVDFNREMLMSNPEGKVFVLADEKTKVASAGFQPMPLTLHVNIGDCIKVNLKNELSEGRTSFHAHNLAYDPMDSQGINVGNNEGDQTIGPGESKVYTFYAHPEIGENAALIQDWADASMANQRDGLFGAIIIGPRGSTYRDPVTGEDISLKNSWRADVIVDRGVPENMNRANYRDFSLFFQDEDNILGTSFMPYLQKAAGISAVNYKAEPYELRFEEGCEQNRLFICVSEDEDGDPATPILEAHAGDPVVIHAFGAFSEQNGIFGLEGHQWPEEPFLAGADQVQNFEFGGSEVLNAYTQAGGSFSIPGDYLYMNHRMAYMEAGQWGFLRVRNPGDKKILSLTDTRPRLRAVGVGLQD; encoded by the coding sequence ATGAGGAAATTCGCAGGAAATTTTCTGGCAGGGATTTTTTTCGCCCTCTTTGCCCTAAACGTACAAGGTTTAACCGTTGCCGCTGAAGAAGGGACAACTTCCTCAGAACCTGCAAATGAACAGGAAGCAACCACGCAGGATTGGAAGGGTAAATTGAAGGCCCAAATTCATATTGAAGACTCCATAGAGGGACGGCCTGCACGAATGTCCCGAATGGATATTATGAATAAAATGGCGGCACAACAGTTTGCCCACGAAAACCATGAAGAAAAAAAAGGCACCTTTACGGCCATGGAAGGTCCGGGTCACCAATTGGATATGTTTGACGGGATGATGAAACAGGGCGTACTGCTCGGGCCCGCTTCCGTTGCTGAGGAAAGCGTCACTTCCAGTGGACGCTGTCCCAAGAGTGCTCCTGTGAAAAAACTCGACATCACCGCCATCAATGTAGAGGTTACTCTTAATCAGTGGTTGGATTACTACCCCGGTTATATGTTTGTGCTGACTGAAAACATAGAAAAGGTTCGTGAAGAGGAGAGAGTGAATGCAGAGGCAAGAGACAAGGAAAATGATCCTGGCGCTGTTTCCAATGGGCTTCAAGGGGATATGATTCAGCCTTTGGTGATTCGCGCAAACCAGGGGGATTGCGTCAACATTACCCTCCGCAACGAGACCGAATTTGAAGAGCCCGTTGGAATTCATATTCATGGATCGAGCACGCTGATTAAAAAAACCGGGAAGCCGGCCATCGCTTCAAACCCCGATACGGTGGTTGAATTCGGAGAGAGCAGAGAATATGAGTGGTACATTGCTCCTGATTTCCAAGAAGGAGCGCTGACCTTTCATAGTCATGGGGATCGGTTACAAACGGGTTTAGGGATGGTGGGGACTTTTGTGGTTGAACCCGCAGGATCCACCTACGTTGATCCCTTCACCGGGGGAGAATTAAAAAGCGGATGGGAGGCAATGATTGCCCATCCGGTCAACAGCGATTTTAGAGAATATGTGATTATCTACCATGAAGTGGGGGATGAATCGTTCCGCCCATTAAGTAAAAATGGAGAAATGATTCCTCAAAGGGACCCCATTACAGACGCTTATCGTCCAGGGGCCAGGGCCCTAAATTTCAGGAGCGAACCTTTCGGCACTAACAACCTGGCCACTCAAAAAGAAAGGTTCGGGTTTGAAGATGAGGCTGAAGCCTATAGCGCCTACACCTTTGGAGATGCGGGAACGCCCATCCCACGTGGATATATCGGGGACCCTTCAAAATTCCGATTGGTTCACGGTGGATCGGACATTTTCCATTCCCACCACCCTCATGGGGGAACCATTCGTTGGCAGCGAGACCCCAAGGCCGAGAAAACCCTTTTCGATGCAGGCCGAAACGGACCGGTAAAGTTCCCTAGAATGCGTTCAAAAAGCGAACGGGTGGACGTTCAGGTTATCGGACCTCAAACAGTCTTTGATTTAGAACCCGAATGCGGAGCTGGATTGTGCCAACACCTGGCCGCGGACTTCCTGTTCCATTGTCACGTGGCTCACCACTATGTGGCTGGAATGTGGAGTTATTGGCGAGTGTATAACACACTCCAAATCCCCGGTTTCCAACAGGATATTATGAAGCCCCTGATGGAGCTTCCCGATCGGAAAGGAAAAATGAAACCGGCGGTGGATTCCACCCAATTGATTGGAAAAACGGTGGATTGGTTTGGAAAGAAATTCAAAATTACCCCGAAAAAAACCGATTGGTCTCAAAACCCTCCGATGGTTTCTATTAACGATTGGGTAAGCGCCATGCTTCCCGTTCAAGGCCAGCCAGGCCATACGGATGACTGGAGAGGACAAATCATGTCTCACGATGCGACGGTCCTTGACTGGGCTTGGGAGAAATCGCCCAAAGGTCTCTTGGCCATGGCAGAAAGGGAAACCGTCCAGGAATGGCCTAAATATTTCCCTCCTGAAGACCATATGGGAGTTAAGGTTGGCCCCGGGGGTCGGCGAAAAGTGGCTTTTGATCCAAAAACAGGAAAGTTGGCCTGGCCAGCGCTTCAGCCCCACTTTGGAAAAAGACCACCCTTTGCGAGAAACCATGGGCCTGCTCCTTGGCTTGAACCTTTTCAAATTGAAGAAGGGGGATTTTTACAAAAGGACAATGTGTTTAATCCCTATTCCGATCCGGGCGGCCCCGGTGCCGGAGGTGGTGTGAGTGGAATCGAAACCACCCGTTTTCCGAGACCCGGCGAGCAAGGTCCTTGGAGCCTTTGCCCCAGGCAAAGTGACAACATGGCACAGCGAAAACTTTATCGCATTCATGCTCTTGGACAGCTTCCAATCATCTTATCGAAGGGTGACGGAAAAAACCCACCGGTCAAAGATGATGATGGGCTCATATACGTGCTGAGGGAAGAACAGGCAGAAATTATGGCCAATCCCGACTTACGCGTTCCCCTGGTCTATCGGGGAAATGTGTATGACTGCCTCGATGTCATTCTAACCAACGGGTGGCGAGATAGCGTTGAGAACGGCTATGCCAGCAAACTTAACATTCATTCTCATATGTGGCAATTTGATAATCAGGCCTCCGACGGGGTCATCAGCGGGTTCTCATATGAGCAGGTGATGCGCCCTTATAAAGATGAGCTGATAGATGATAGCCATGGGTTACCCGCAGCAATGAATGAAAAGCTCTCCAAAAAGGCTAAAGCCGGTAAAGATTACGTGGTCCTGACCAATGAGAAAAAGGCCGCCCGATACCACGTAGGGACTTTGCTTGGAATCGGCATGGACCAGGTAGAAACATTTGAGATTCGAAGGATCAAGAAAATATCGGGCAAGGAAATTACCTTTACCGCTCCCTTGTCTTACAACCACGATAAAGGGGAAATTGTCAGCGTGGAGTTCGTTCGGTATCGCTACTATCCCGATGCGGATTTTGGGACCACCTATTGGCATGACCATGCCTTCGGGGCGATTTCCTGGCAACATGGGGCCTTCGGAAGTACCATTATCGAACCCCCGGGATCGACATACCATGATCCAAAAACAGGGGATCTAAAAAGAAGCGGTTACGTGGTGGATATTCATACCAACGAACCCCACTCCATTGATGCCACGGGGAGCTTCCGAGAATTAGTCCTTCACATTCAGGACACATTGTTCTCCACCGCAAACAGCGTTTCAACGGGTTCTCCCCCTGAAATGCTCCAACAAGCCGCTGCCGCTGCAACAACCCTCCTTTATCCAATGGACAAACAGGATAATGTCTTGCTGACGCCAAACCCCTATATCAACGGAGGAACCCATACCACGGGAAGCGCTCTGAACATGAGGTTGGCTCCAATTAACCGGCGTTTGGTTCTCAACTCGGATCCGTCCCTTGCCTTTAGCAGCAAAATCCATGGAGATCCGGATACGCCATTGTTAACGGCTTATTTAGGGGATCCCATTATGATCCGGAATCTGGTTACCGCGGTAAACGAAACCCATACGATTCATGTCACGGGGCATTGGTTTAGGTTCCAGCGGTATAATCCCGAATCACAGCCGAGAAGCACCATCCATATCGGAATTGCGGAACGTCATGATTTATCCATTCCGGAGGCAGGAGGAGCCCAAAAGATGGCTGGAGACTACCTTTACTATAACGGTCGGGCCTCAAAACTTACCGAAGGGAGCTGGGGGTTAATCCGGGTCTTAGATGAACCTTCAGAGAATTTGCAACCGTTGCCGGGGAAAGAAAGTATTCCCCAATCGGCAAAGGAGGTATGCCCTTCCGCTGCGCCTGTGAAAAACTTCAATGTTCTCGCAGTGGAAAAGGGCCTTGTATTAAACCCGCGGGCGGATGAAACCATTGAGGTAGATTTTAATCGGGAAATGTTAATGAGCAATCCCGAAGGAAAGGTATTCGTCCTTGCCGATGAGAAAACAAAGGTCGCTTCAGCCGGTTTCCAGCCCATGCCTTTGACGCTGCATGTTAATATAGGAGACTGTATCAAGGTTAATTTAAAAAATGAACTCAGCGAAGGGCGGACCTCCTTCCATGCCCATAACTTGGCATACGATCCCATGGACTCTCAGGGGATCAATGTGGGGAATAATGAGGGAGATCAAACCATCGGTCCGGGTGAAAGCAAGGTGTACACCTTTTATGCCCACCCTGAAATTGGGGAAAATGCAGCCCTCATTCAAGACTGGGCCGATGCAAGCATGGCCAACCAACGCGATGGCCTTTTTGGGGCCATTATCATTGGTCCCAGAGGATCAACCTACCGGGATCCTGTGACTGGCGAAGATATTTCCCTTAAAAACAGTTGGCGGGCCGATGTCATTGTGGATAGGGGAGTTCCGGAGAATATGAATCGCGCCAATTATCGGGATTTTTCCCTCTTTTTCCAGGATGAGGACAATATTCTGGGAACCAGCTTTATGCCTTACCTACAAAAGGCTGCGGGAATTTCCGCTGTCAATTATAAAGCCGAACCTTATGAATTACGTTTTGAAGAAGGATGTGAGCAAAATCGCCTCTTCATTTGTGTTTCGGAGGATGAGGATGGAGATCCGGCCACACCCATTTTGGAAGCCCACGCAGGAGATCCAGTGGTCATCCATGCCTTTGGGGCCTTTTCAGAACAAAATGGGATTTTTGGCTTAGAAGGGCATCAATGGCCGGAGGAGCCATTTTTGGCAGGGGCTGACCAAGTTCAAAATTTTGAATTTGGGGGAAGCGAGGTTCTGAATGCTTACACTCAAGCGGGAGGGTCTTTCTCCATTCCCGGAGATTATCTCTATATGAACCATCGGATGGCCTACATGGAGGCCGGTCAATGGGGCTTCCTTAGGGTCCGGAATCCAGGAGATAAAAAGATTCTTTCGTTAACCGATACCCGGCCAAGGCTTCGTGCTGTAGGAGTCGGGCTTCAAGACTAA
- a CDS encoding carboxypeptidase-like regulatory domain-containing protein, translating into MIKAFKKFSLFGIVPFLLQVVFLPAALPYEDIKVMNGGTIEGKVFLKGSLPAPRAFLLSLSPFVDFCQKVSDGKGRVLLEEFNIDREGGMSDVIVAVQEVKKGKPFPPIRAKIFATDCMFHPAEVPVKELYETDHMGKSHHIHPMVTVVQNHQPITVLNKDPIFHNGQVFQRERGNIMLNFPLPTSGEPQGGILKFDRGLRVSVMICGMHEFMQTWGFAVENPYYSKTNRQGQYTIDQLPPGTYKVHAWYPHFKVSEREVEVKADGTVQLNFEFDSKKVKRRAFETEKGIRSFN; encoded by the coding sequence ATGATTAAAGCGTTTAAGAAATTTTCACTTTTTGGTATTGTCCCTTTCCTGCTTCAAGTCGTTTTCCTTCCTGCGGCTCTTCCCTACGAAGATATCAAAGTGATGAATGGGGGAACCATTGAAGGCAAGGTGTTCCTAAAAGGCTCCCTTCCGGCACCCCGCGCATTTCTGCTCTCTCTCTCGCCCTTCGTTGATTTCTGTCAAAAAGTTTCCGATGGTAAAGGCCGCGTCTTACTCGAAGAATTTAATATCGATCGTGAGGGAGGAATGTCCGACGTCATCGTTGCGGTTCAGGAGGTCAAAAAAGGGAAGCCGTTTCCTCCGATCCGGGCTAAAATATTCGCAACGGATTGCATGTTTCATCCTGCTGAGGTTCCCGTTAAAGAACTTTACGAGACCGACCACATGGGAAAAAGCCATCATATTCATCCCATGGTCACGGTGGTTCAAAACCATCAGCCGATTACCGTCCTCAATAAAGACCCCATCTTCCATAACGGACAGGTTTTCCAGAGGGAACGGGGAAACATTATGCTTAACTTTCCGCTTCCCACCTCGGGAGAACCTCAGGGGGGGATTTTAAAATTTGATCGAGGCTTGAGGGTTTCGGTCATGATCTGTGGAATGCATGAATTCATGCAGACCTGGGGTTTTGCGGTGGAAAACCCCTATTATTCAAAAACCAATCGTCAAGGGCAATACACCATTGATCAATTGCCTCCTGGAACTTATAAAGTTCACGCCTGGTATCCCCATTTCAAGGTTTCTGAAAGGGAGGTTGAGGTAAAGGCCGATGGAACCGTCCAATTAAATTTTGAATTTGATTCGAAAAAAGTAAAAAGAAGAGCTTTTGAAACCGAAAAAGGGATTCGGTCCTTTAATTAA
- a CDS encoding IS630 family transposase — MRARFLQGHWKKIKKLLSLKKEAEQDGEYRVAKRIHAVALNMEGRTSIEISDVLKAPRSAVSLWLKNYEGHGLEGILEGQRSGRPPELAPQQRVTLADIIESGPVAYGFLSGVWTSPMVARVIREEFGVEYHPGHVRKLLYELGFSVQRPKRILAKADEAQRSRWTRHTYPHIKKKPKQKGRP; from the coding sequence ATGCGTGCACGATTTCTTCAAGGACATTGGAAGAAGATCAAGAAGCTCCTCAGCTTGAAGAAGGAAGCCGAGCAAGATGGAGAATATCGGGTGGCTAAGAGGATCCATGCGGTAGCGTTGAACATGGAGGGACGGACCAGCATCGAAATCTCTGACGTGTTGAAGGCTCCACGATCTGCCGTTTCTTTGTGGTTGAAGAACTATGAAGGTCATGGATTGGAAGGCATTCTGGAAGGTCAGCGGTCGGGAAGGCCCCCTGAATTGGCTCCACAGCAACGAGTCACACTGGCAGACATCATAGAGAGCGGGCCGGTCGCCTATGGCTTTCTCTCGGGAGTCTGGACCTCTCCGATGGTGGCCAGAGTCATCCGCGAAGAATTTGGTGTCGAGTATCATCCAGGTCATGTGAGAAAGCTTCTGTATGAACTTGGGTTTTCGGTCCAACGGCCCAAGCGAATATTGGCGAAGGCTGATGAGGCGCAACGATCTCGCTGGACACGGCACACTTATCCCCACATTAAAAAAAAGCCAAAGCAGAAGGGGCGGCCTTGA
- a CDS encoding IS110 family transposase — MHTLYVGIDVSKDCSSAQGIDSKGEKIFYLCFDMDAKGFSDLLSSITSHCKDLSKVMIAMESTGCYHMNLYPFLVSKAIKTIVINLLLISNFTKLSLRKTKTDKKDAMTIAKFLVAHKDSLSKISSPQDTQDLKDLARERESLAVLISGIKNDIKRILQSTFPELESLCNLFSQTMLNFLLKFPSARLIQAAPSKAIAKALVPSDQRKRVSVSPKDILSAARGSVASVNAAKEVILPEKISTLWYLIERQNKITEMLVQFCESTVIDDLGIITSIKGISDQTGAT; from the coding sequence GTGCATACCCTTTATGTGGGCATTGATGTCTCTAAGGATTGCTCCTCCGCCCAAGGGATTGATAGCAAGGGTGAGAAGATTTTCTATCTCTGCTTTGATATGGATGCCAAAGGCTTTTCTGATCTTCTAAGCTCTATTACCTCTCACTGTAAAGATCTCTCAAAGGTCATGATTGCCATGGAGTCTACAGGATGTTACCACATGAATCTGTATCCTTTTCTTGTATCCAAAGCAATAAAAACAATTGTGATTAATCTCCTTCTCATTTCCAATTTCACCAAACTTTCTTTGAGGAAGACCAAGACCGACAAAAAAGATGCCATGACGATCGCCAAATTTCTTGTGGCCCACAAAGATTCTTTGTCCAAAATATCCTCTCCACAAGATACCCAGGACCTTAAAGATCTGGCTAGAGAAAGAGAGTCTTTAGCGGTTTTGATCTCCGGTATAAAGAACGATATCAAGAGAATCCTTCAGAGCACTTTTCCGGAACTGGAATCCCTTTGTAACCTTTTTTCGCAAACCATGCTTAATTTTCTTTTAAAATTCCCTTCAGCCCGTCTTATTCAAGCCGCCCCATCCAAGGCAATTGCAAAAGCACTGGTTCCTTCCGATCAGCGAAAAAGAGTCTCTGTTTCCCCAAAGGATATTCTCTCAGCGGCCCGAGGATCGGTGGCATCTGTGAATGCGGCAAAAGAAGTAATTCTGCCGGAGAAGATCTCAACACTTTGGTATCTGATTGAAAGACAGAATAAAATCACTGAGATGCTCGTTCAGTTTTGTGAATCAACGGTCATTGATGACCTGGGGATCATCACATCGATCAAGGGGATTAGTGATCAAACAGGGGCTACCTGA
- a CDS encoding carboxypeptidase-like regulatory domain-containing protein, with protein MMDNVKKWRCLGVVLFLLGMTGLSTQALGYEAVQVSDGGTITGKVTLNGPIPPPRVFPLVLYPFGPFCKKISDGKGHILLEEFIVGHEGGLQDAIVAVQRVKKGKPFPPIESELFSVDCMFHPADVSDDEQFRVDDKGKLRHAHPLVSVIQNPQHISVINKDPILHNGQVFQSEKGNIILNFPLPISDDPRGGVVHLEPGKRITQMICGMHEFMQTWGFVVDNPYYAKTGRDGTFVIDQLPPGTYKVIAWHPHLKMIEREIIIPARETVSINLEFYSHQVKRPHYETQEKFRVGPEALPHEHLEDCEAPYCTQATED; from the coding sequence ATGATGGATAATGTGAAGAAATGGAGGTGCCTCGGTGTCGTCTTGTTTCTTTTAGGTATGACAGGACTTTCAACACAGGCCCTGGGCTATGAAGCAGTTCAGGTGTCCGACGGTGGAACGATCACGGGGAAAGTCACCCTCAACGGACCGATCCCCCCTCCCAGGGTCTTTCCCCTTGTTCTCTATCCATTCGGGCCGTTTTGTAAGAAAATTTCGGATGGAAAGGGTCATATCCTCCTGGAAGAATTTATTGTAGGCCATGAAGGTGGGCTGCAGGACGCCATTGTTGCAGTGCAACGGGTCAAAAAGGGCAAACCTTTTCCCCCTATTGAATCAGAACTGTTTTCTGTGGACTGCATGTTTCACCCAGCGGATGTTTCTGATGATGAGCAGTTTCGTGTCGATGATAAAGGGAAGCTGCGGCATGCCCACCCCCTGGTCAGCGTTATCCAAAATCCTCAACACATTTCGGTGATCAATAAAGATCCGATTCTGCATAATGGGCAGGTTTTTCAGAGTGAAAAGGGCAATATCATCTTGAATTTCCCTCTGCCTATTTCGGATGACCCGAGAGGGGGAGTTGTACATCTTGAACCGGGAAAGCGTATTACCCAGATGATCTGCGGGATGCATGAATTTATGCAGACATGGGGATTTGTGGTGGACAACCCCTATTACGCAAAGACAGGGAGAGATGGAACATTCGTCATCGATCAGTTGCCTCCCGGGACCTATAAGGTCATCGCCTGGCATCCCCATCTAAAAATGATTGAACGAGAAATTATAATTCCGGCCAGGGAGACCGTTTCCATCAACCTCGAATTTTACTCTCATCAGGTGAAGCGGCCCCACTACGAGACTCAGGAAAAATTCAGAGTCGGACCTGAGGCGCTACCTCATGAGCATCTTGAGGACTGCGAGGCACCCTATTGTACACAGGCCACGGAAGACTGA
- a CDS encoding lytic murein transglycosylase, translating to MSLLNRKEIPPFQKTLTVILIGPLVLFLVGVLVHQVGAHSMESSVPISLNQAKYKSLLKELQLEHGFDRQELEVLFKKAKFQTEIPEKFAKPAESRSYDAYRPLFIKPEIVQRGKLYLKEHQELFREVKEKYGVEPEVIAAILGVETKFGQRTHGGYSVFDALNSTFTGVPKRESFARKELIHFLILSREEQWDPLGIKGSYAGAMGIPQFIPSSYRHFTVDFDHDGKRDLWLSEKDILASVANYLKIHGWKEGAPIKLPLNGNPQKPSVQKLLREGMDAKTSVKTLKKAGIEMDNEKGTIDDNLEVSLMAYPTENGQERAVLFPNFRTILTYNRAVNYALVVSDLADLLREEPN from the coding sequence ATGAGTTTATTGAATCGTAAGGAGATTCCACCATTTCAAAAGACGCTCACTGTTATTTTAATCGGTCCCTTGGTTTTGTTTTTGGTTGGGGTATTGGTGCATCAGGTTGGAGCCCATTCAATGGAATCTTCTGTCCCCATATCCCTGAATCAAGCAAAATATAAATCTTTATTAAAAGAGCTTCAGCTGGAGCATGGGTTTGATCGCCAAGAACTTGAAGTCCTCTTTAAAAAAGCTAAATTTCAAACCGAGATTCCAGAAAAGTTTGCCAAACCCGCAGAGAGCCGCTCGTATGATGCCTATCGGCCTCTTTTCATTAAGCCTGAAATCGTTCAGCGGGGGAAGCTCTATTTGAAAGAGCACCAGGAATTATTTCGTGAAGTGAAAGAAAAGTATGGGGTTGAACCTGAGGTTATTGCCGCAATTTTAGGTGTTGAAACCAAATTTGGCCAAAGGACCCATGGGGGTTATTCTGTTTTTGATGCGCTCAATTCCACCTTTACCGGAGTCCCAAAAAGGGAGTCTTTTGCCCGAAAGGAACTCATTCATTTTTTGATATTAAGCAGGGAAGAACAATGGGATCCTTTAGGGATTAAAGGATCCTATGCAGGGGCTATGGGCATACCTCAATTTATTCCCTCCAGTTACCGTCACTTTACCGTGGATTTTGATCATGACGGGAAGAGGGATTTATGGTTATCGGAAAAAGATATTCTGGCCAGTGTTGCAAACTATCTTAAAATCCATGGATGGAAGGAGGGGGCTCCCATAAAACTTCCCTTAAATGGGAACCCTCAAAAACCTTCAGTTCAAAAACTTCTTCGCGAAGGAATGGATGCGAAGACCTCGGTTAAAACATTAAAAAAAGCGGGAATAGAAATGGATAATGAAAAGGGAACTATTGATGATAACCTCGAGGTTTCATTAATGGCTTATCCCACAGAAAACGGTCAAGAACGAGCGGTCCTTTTTCCCAACTTTAGAACGATTTTAACATACAATCGGGCTGTGAATTATGCCCTAGTCGTATCGGACCTTGCGGACCTTTTACGGGAAGAACCGAATTAA
- a CDS encoding carboxypeptidase-like regulatory domain-containing protein, with protein sequence MYTGHGRLKVLASAMVSLTLWVLMGSGPGLALGYEEMTVTFGGTLTGRAVLEGTPPPARIFHLIFSPNIDFCGKISDGKGNRLLNEFRVASDSGFQGVVVAVVGVEKGKKFNFTPEIQIDHCRISPFVTPVRNYRPILISNKDPITHDIQGYSLKDRYTFAMFNKPMIPESTASKEIRFRKGNYIFRTQCGVHDFMQSWGIAVGNPYFAVTGSDGTFVIQDIPPGQHDVIAWHPHMKVQAQQVNVLNNGRVTLNFKFDASEVGIPLHDLQTSYRLQTALEPFHLAPPTVEHQIP encoded by the coding sequence TTGTACACAGGCCACGGAAGACTGAAGGTTTTAGCCAGCGCTATGGTTTCCCTGACCCTATGGGTTCTCATGGGTTCAGGTCCCGGGCTGGCTTTAGGATATGAAGAGATGACCGTCACCTTCGGAGGAACCCTAACAGGAAGGGCCGTCCTTGAGGGGACCCCGCCGCCCGCCCGAATCTTTCACCTCATTTTTTCTCCAAACATTGATTTCTGTGGAAAAATCTCTGATGGAAAAGGGAACCGACTGCTCAACGAATTCAGGGTGGCTTCGGACAGCGGATTCCAGGGTGTCGTGGTAGCGGTGGTGGGGGTTGAAAAAGGCAAGAAGTTTAATTTTACTCCAGAGATCCAGATCGATCACTGCCGAATTTCCCCATTTGTGACCCCTGTGCGTAATTATCGCCCCATTCTAATCTCCAATAAGGACCCCATCACGCATGATATTCAGGGGTATTCTTTAAAAGATCGTTATACCTTTGCCATGTTTAACAAACCGATGATACCGGAGAGCACGGCATCCAAGGAGATTCGTTTTCGAAAAGGAAATTATATCTTTCGTACACAGTGTGGTGTTCATGACTTTATGCAATCCTGGGGAATTGCCGTCGGAAACCCCTACTTCGCCGTCACGGGAAGCGATGGGACCTTTGTCATCCAGGACATCCCGCCCGGCCAGCATGATGTGATCGCGTGGCATCCTCATATGAAGGTCCAGGCACAACAGGTAAACGTGCTGAATAATGGAAGGGTCACACTGAATTTCAAGTTCGATGCTTCGGAAGTTGGCATTCCTTTGCATGATCTGCAAACCTCATACAGACTTCAAACGGCGCTCGAGCCCTTTCACTTAGCTCCTCCTACCGTTGAACACCAGATACCCTGA